One Lentisphaera araneosa HTCC2155 DNA window includes the following coding sequences:
- a CDS encoding IS110 family transposase, translated as MKMYTTKTKFHCGIDLHKSMSYICVMDKEGKIYVHTEIKNNDFQYMKKILSPYWDDLTIACETTYNWYKLSDFCETEPVQFALGHALYMGAIHGGKAKNDKIDSKKITDLLRTNLLPKAYACPRRFRSHRDLLRRRIKLVSIRSGISIYLNLFEDQNNLKHSSAELRRNAKSSLQFMDLQTFLPEDHAMARNYQLNADLLKMFTDQLKQIDKDLVKFTLDSQFKEDFEIVKSMKGIGDILGMTLVYETHDIQRFKTPGDYASYCRVVKCKKESAGKSYGYSGTKMGNPNLKWAFGEIAMLAKSDPVMKFFADELDQRHGKRKGRSIFMHKICRAIYFMLLRKKPFDPIDFFGREKYERLTKKVH; from the coding sequence ATGAAAATGTATACTACAAAAACAAAATTTCACTGCGGAATTGATCTTCACAAATCGATGTCTTATATCTGCGTGATGGACAAAGAAGGAAAAATATACGTGCACACAGAGATCAAAAATAATGACTTTCAGTACATGAAGAAAATCCTCTCTCCTTATTGGGATGACCTTACTATTGCCTGCGAAACTACTTACAACTGGTACAAATTATCTGATTTTTGTGAAACAGAGCCCGTTCAATTTGCCCTAGGCCATGCCCTTTATATGGGAGCAATTCATGGAGGTAAAGCAAAGAACGATAAAATAGACAGTAAAAAAATAACAGATTTGTTACGAACTAATCTCCTGCCCAAAGCGTATGCTTGTCCACGTCGGTTTCGTTCTCACCGAGATCTACTACGCCGTCGAATCAAGCTCGTGAGTATTCGCTCAGGTATATCAATTTATCTTAATCTCTTCGAAGACCAAAATAATTTAAAACATAGTTCTGCTGAGCTTCGACGAAATGCAAAGTCATCACTTCAGTTCATGGATCTTCAGACATTCCTACCAGAAGATCATGCTATGGCTCGAAACTATCAACTCAACGCCGATTTACTAAAGATGTTTACTGATCAGTTAAAACAAATAGATAAGGACCTTGTGAAATTCACCCTTGACTCTCAGTTCAAAGAAGATTTTGAAATAGTGAAATCAATGAAAGGTATCGGAGATATTTTAGGTATGACTCTGGTTTATGAAACTCATGATATTCAAAGATTTAAAACTCCAGGTGATTATGCAAGTTACTGTCGCGTTGTTAAATGCAAAAAAGAAAGTGCGGGAAAAAGTTATGGTTATAGTGGGACAAAAATGGGCAACCCTAACTTAAAGTGGGCCTTTGGTGAAATCGCAATGTTAGCAAAATCAGATCCAGTAATGAAATTCTTTGCCGATGAACTCGATCAACGTCACGGTAAACGCAAAGGACGATCCATCTTTATGCATAAAATATGCCGAGCTATTTATTTTATGCTTTTACGAAAGAAACCTTTTGATCCTATCGATTTTTTCGGCAGAGAAAAATATGAGCGACTCACAAAAAAAGTTCATTAA
- a CDS encoding IS5-like element ISLar5 family transposase, whose protein sequence is MYKNTGSEPKMANLPYFLDGTLNINNRWVKLAAIIPWTDVEEIYALNFTSHTGPKALPARTAFGSLIIQVKLSLTDEETVEMISENPYLQYFLGFERYKQEAPFDSSMMTHFRKRFGAQDIKDIDELLHTATRKKEEDSNDDSDNDPPSNKGSLIVDASCVPGDIHYPTDLGLLNKAREKTEEVIDILWCHRSNTEDKVKPRTYREDGRKSFLSIVLKKRVSKKKRREVINRQFHCVRRNLASIDELKKYADLTLLKPSLYRELLVIGTLYQQQQYMYDNKVTSVDDRIVSIHQPHIRPIVRGKAGAHTEFGAKISISVVDGWTFTDTISFDSYNEGTELISQIEKYKERFGYYPESTHADKIYRNKENRAHCKKHGIRISGPSLGRPPKDEKLRKEQKDIQRQDEAIRNQVEGCFGVAKRRYKLDRIFTKIKASSETLIALIFMVMNLDKALAFLSLFGQYYKQLLEHFLNFISIISQGEHLKRRVIQ, encoded by the coding sequence ATGTATAAAAATACGGGCTCAGAGCCCAAAATGGCCAATTTACCTTATTTTCTAGATGGTACACTCAATATCAATAATCGCTGGGTCAAGTTAGCGGCAATAATACCTTGGACAGATGTCGAAGAAATTTATGCACTAAATTTCACCAGTCATACTGGGCCCAAAGCTCTTCCTGCAAGAACTGCATTTGGTTCCCTTATCATTCAAGTAAAGCTAAGTTTAACTGATGAAGAAACGGTAGAAATGATTTCTGAAAATCCCTATCTTCAATATTTCTTGGGCTTTGAAAGATATAAACAGGAAGCACCTTTTGATTCGAGCATGATGACTCATTTTCGAAAGCGTTTTGGCGCTCAGGACATTAAAGACATTGACGAACTCCTGCATACAGCGACACGTAAAAAAGAAGAGGATTCTAATGATGATTCAGACAATGATCCTCCATCAAATAAGGGTTCTTTAATTGTTGATGCCAGTTGTGTTCCTGGTGATATTCACTACCCAACTGACCTTGGGTTGCTAAATAAAGCCCGTGAAAAAACTGAGGAAGTAATCGATATCCTTTGGTGTCATCGCTCAAATACAGAAGATAAAGTTAAGCCTCGAACTTATCGTGAAGATGGCAGGAAAAGCTTTTTAAGTATTGTTCTAAAAAAACGTGTTTCGAAAAAGAAAAGACGTGAGGTGATTAACAGACAATTCCATTGCGTAAGGAGGAACCTCGCCAGTATAGATGAACTCAAAAAGTATGCCGATCTTACTCTATTGAAGCCTAGTTTATATCGTGAACTTCTGGTGATCGGGACACTTTATCAACAACAGCAATACATGTACGATAACAAAGTAACAAGCGTAGATGATCGCATCGTAAGTATTCATCAACCACATATCCGTCCCATAGTTCGGGGGAAGGCGGGAGCTCATACGGAATTCGGAGCAAAAATATCTATCAGTGTGGTCGATGGCTGGACCTTTACCGATACGATTAGCTTTGACTCTTATAATGAAGGGACCGAACTGATTTCACAAATTGAAAAATACAAAGAACGATTCGGTTATTATCCCGAATCAACACATGCTGACAAAATCTACCGAAACAAAGAAAATCGAGCACATTGTAAAAAGCATGGGATAAGGATAAGTGGTCCCAGTCTTGGAAGGCCTCCCAAAGATGAAAAATTACGTAAAGAACAAAAGGATATACAACGCCAAGATGAAGCTATAAGAAACCAAGTAGAAGGCTGTTTTGGTGTAGCCAAAAGACGCTATAAACTCGATCGCATTTTCACGAAAATTAAAGCGTCGTCTGAAACACTTATTGCTTTAATATTCATGGTGATGAACTTGGACAAGGCATTAGCCTTTTTATCACTTTTTGGCCAATATTATAAGCAGCTATTAGAACATTTTCTTAACTTTATAAGTATCATTAGCCAGGGTGAGCATCTCAAAAGACGAGTCATTCAGTAA
- a CDS encoding sulfatase-like hydrolase/transferase has protein sequence MNLLNKLACFAVALFCLNSFGNSEKPNIIVIMADDIGHECFGAYGSTQYKTPNIDALAKEGIQFNKGYSQPICTPSRVKIMTGKSNVHNYVNFGCLASTQKTFGHILKDAGYATCVGGKWQLVLREKDQEPGMDPGTMPADAGFDEHYMWQVKDRGSRYWKPTLVFNGETKTFGGDDYGPKLVTDKIIDFMERKKDQPFFVYYPMILVHSPFPTTPLSEDRNSEDHQKNFEDMVFYMDHLIGKMVTKLEDLGIRDNTLIIFLGDNGTHGSLKSKLNGSEIKGSKGNTIDYGIHVPFIANWKGKTKTQQNDDLVHVGDILPTIASLGKAEVPSDVTGKSFAPLLTGDSYEPREFMYMYYNSRPTEAKKSPKVFVQSKEWKLYSTGDLFHYAEDVYEKSPFKKGQETELASTMRHKLQEVLDQYPTEGQMIYKRPEGSPPKAAKVKKKDKKSKK, from the coding sequence ATGAACTTACTAAATAAATTGGCTTGCTTTGCTGTGGCTCTTTTTTGTTTGAATTCTTTCGGGAATTCAGAGAAACCAAATATAATTGTTATCATGGCCGACGATATCGGCCATGAATGTTTTGGTGCTTATGGCAGTACCCAATACAAGACCCCCAATATTGATGCTCTGGCAAAAGAGGGTATTCAGTTTAATAAAGGTTATTCTCAGCCCATTTGCACACCTAGTCGCGTGAAGATTATGACGGGGAAATCTAATGTTCACAATTATGTCAATTTTGGCTGTCTTGCGTCCACTCAAAAAACTTTTGGTCATATTCTCAAAGATGCGGGTTACGCAACTTGCGTAGGTGGCAAATGGCAGCTCGTTTTACGTGAAAAAGATCAGGAGCCGGGCATGGATCCGGGAACTATGCCGGCCGATGCAGGTTTTGATGAGCATTATATGTGGCAGGTGAAAGATCGTGGTAGCCGCTATTGGAAGCCAACTCTTGTGTTCAATGGCGAGACAAAAACTTTTGGTGGAGATGATTACGGTCCTAAGCTCGTTACGGATAAAATCATTGATTTCATGGAACGCAAAAAAGATCAGCCCTTTTTTGTTTATTACCCGATGATTTTAGTTCATAGTCCTTTTCCAACTACACCTTTAAGTGAAGATAGAAATAGTGAAGATCATCAGAAGAATTTTGAAGATATGGTTTTTTACATGGATCATTTAATTGGCAAGATGGTGACAAAACTGGAAGATCTAGGTATTCGCGACAATACTTTAATCATTTTTTTAGGTGACAATGGGACCCATGGTTCACTTAAATCAAAACTCAACGGGAGTGAAATTAAAGGCTCAAAAGGAAATACAATTGATTATGGTATTCACGTTCCTTTTATAGCCAATTGGAAAGGAAAAACAAAGACACAGCAAAATGATGACTTGGTTCACGTTGGTGACATTCTGCCAACTATCGCGTCTTTAGGGAAAGCTGAGGTTCCTTCAGATGTGACTGGGAAATCTTTTGCACCACTTTTGACGGGCGATTCATATGAACCTAGGGAGTTCATGTATATGTATTATAATTCCCGTCCTACAGAGGCTAAAAAGAGCCCAAAAGTTTTTGTTCAGTCAAAAGAATGGAAGCTTTATTCAACGGGTGATTTGTTTCATTACGCTGAAGATGTGTATGAAAAATCGCCCTTTAAGAAAGGTCAGGAAACTGAACTGGCAAGCACCATGCGCCACAAGCTTCAGGAAGTTCTAGACCAGTACCCAACTGAGGGTCAAATGATTTACAAAAGGCCTGAGGGCAGCCCGCCCAAAGCTGCTAAAGTTAAGAAAAAAGACAAGAAGTCAAAGAAGTAA